One genomic segment of Drosophila melanogaster chromosome 3R includes these proteins:
- the CG31560 gene encoding uncharacterized protein: MKIILSVVAVFVCLTRQCFGQLHSEQLLAVLKASGDDPKAPLIVLSNPTARPAFGESIKSEQDMETTVIPDSATTISLASFTTASTEKQNKKTRPPQKQKAGPNYKPKQRLSMQDLLLMPGIWESSPIVDQGPMNTLNAQPVFYPVPFYIPYPMPLMLNPQIDLMRRPSKDKVDDQIAMGFNGMMGENLLRNSFQQDNGSDWHKIIGNRVKPVSQDGPKKWRGKWRKTTTTTTTTSTTEAPITMSTEPTRLLSDSSNQNDTVLKLIETNENNETTAAAS, encoded by the exons ATGAAGATAATTTTAAGTG TGGTAGCCGTTTTCGTATGCCTTACTAGGCAATGTTTTGGTCAATTGCACAGTGAGCAGTTACTGGCAGTGCTGAAAGCTAGCGGAGATGATCCCAAAGCTCCACTGATCGTGCTTTCAAATCCCACAGCAAGGCCAGCATTTGGGGAGTCAATCAAATCGGAACAGGATATGGAGACCACAGTAATTCCAGATTCTGCTACCACTATTTCACTAGCCAGTTTTACAACGGCTTCCACAGagaagcaaaataaaaaaacacgACCTCCTCAGAAGCAGAAAGCTGGCCCAAATTATAAACCAAAACAGAGACTTTCAATGCAGGACCTATTGCTGATGCCCGGAATTTGGGAGAGCTCCCCAATTGTCGACCAGGGACCAATGAATACCCTAAACGCCCAACCAGTTTTCTACCCTGTTCCATTTTATATTCCGTATCCGATGCCCTTAATGCTGAATCCACAGATAGATCTGATGAGGAGACCGTCCAAGGATAAAGTGGATGACCAAATCGCAATGGGCTTCAATGGGATGATGGGCGAAAATCTACTTAGAAACTCTTTTCAGCAGGACAACGGGTCTGATTGGCACAAGATAATCGGGAATCGAGTGAAGCCGGTCAGCCAAGATGGCCCGAAAAAGTGGAGGGGAAAATGGCGAAAGACAACGACCACTACTACTACAACTTCCACAACTGAAGCTCCTATTACAATGTCAACTGAGCCAACAAGATTGCTGTCGGATAGCAGTAACCAAAATGATACTGTGCTAAAATTGATTGAAACCAATGAAAACAATGAGACAACTGCTGCCGCAAgctaa